Genomic window (Paenibacillus sp. PK3_47):
CGATTCAGACATCAGCCCGCGTGACAAAAACCCCGAGTTCGTAGAAATCATCTCCGGATTATTGTGTGCCTCCGTATCGGTCCCGTTGCGGAAATCCCATAAATCATTAATCATGTTGGAGAACAGATGAGCGCTAACCGCCCCAACAATCGTTATAACAAATAAAAACGGATGGAATTCCCCCTCCCATACGTACGCCCCGATGCTTCCCAGGACAACAGGTATGAGCATTACCGGAAAAGTTCCAAACCGTGTAGCCTTCTTAAATAATGTCCATCTGTTCATGCCATAATTTATCTCCTTCAATATATTATTTGATGATAATGATTATCGATAATATTATACATCAAATTTCGACACTTTGGGGATAAAAGCTCTGCAAAATATTCCCCCGCCATGGTACACTGTATTAGTTGGCACATATTACCTTTTAAGTCTAAATATAAAAGGAGAACACCATGAAGCTCCGCAAAAAAATAGTGATCTTCATTTGTACGATTGCCCTCCTGGGCCTGGGCAGCACTTACCTGTTCCTGCATCTTCTGCTGCTGAACCGGTTTGAGCGTCTTGACGAAACGGCATTGCAGGCCATTTCAGTATTCCGGGTCACTTTTTTCGCCATTACAATCCTGATGTGCCTCGCCAGCCTGGTCTTTATCAACCGTTTTCTGCTTGGACCGATGTCCTCCCTGATCCGGAATATCCGGAATATCGGCAACAGCAAAGATTTGTCCATCCGGATCAAAAGCTCCAGCAGGGATGAATTCAGTGAAGTTGAATTTGAGTTCAACCGGATGATCGATTCCCTGGAACAGGCCCAGGAGGAGCTGCGCCAGCAGGCAATGCTTGACCCGCTGACCCAGCTGCCTAACCGCTCGCTTTTTTTTGCAAAGCTTAATGAAGCCATTGCTTCCGCCAAAGGCACCAGCCGGCAGATTGTCCTCGTATTTATCGACCTGGATCATTTCAAGACCGTGAATGACACCCTCGGACATGACTTCGGGGATGACATACTTAGGGATATCGCCTCCCGTTTGTCCCAGGTTATCGGCGGCAATGATGTAATTTCCCGTCTCGGCGGGGATGAATTCACCATTCTGCTGTCGGACATTACCGATTCCGGCAGTATTGAGGCACAGCTCAAAAAGATTCAGGAGGTCCTGACCGAGCCGCATCTGATCCAGGGGCATCTCCTTTATAATACCGCCAGCATCGGCGTCAGCATCTATCCCCAGAACGGAGAAGACGCAGACTACCTGGTCAAACAAGCCGATCTGGCCATGCTTCATGTGAAAGAGACCGGCCGCAATAATATCTTCCAATATTCAGAAGTCCTTGAAGAGAGTATCCGCCGCAAAAAGATTCTGTCCCAACAGCTGCTGTCCGCCGCAGCCAATCAGGAATTTGAAATCCATTATCAGCCGATCCTAAGCTCGGGCAGCCTGCAGGTATCCAAGCTTGAAGCTCTGCTGCGCTGGACCAGCCCGACCTACGGGCCGGTCTCTCCCGGTGAATTCATCCCGCTTGCCGAAAGCAGCGGAGCCATCATCCACATAGGCAGCTGGGTGCTGCGCCAGGTCTGCTCCGATCTGTGCAGCTTCCGGGAGAGCGGCCTGCAGCTGTCTGCGGCAGTCAATATATCCGCCATGCAGCTGATGCAGCCCGGCCTCCAGGAGCTCCTTCTGGGACTGCTGGATGAATACGAACTGGCCAGCACAAGCATTGAGCTCGAAATTACAGAGAGTGTCCTCGCTTCCGGTGACATCATCTCCGGCTCTGTGCGCCAGCTCCGGGAGCACGGATTCCGCATATCCCTGGATGACTTCGGGACAGGCTTTTCTTCCCTCAGCTACCTCCGCCGCTTTCCTGTGGACGTGGTCAAGATTGACCGTTCCTTCGTAGCCGAGATGACTCCGGATTCGCAGGGGGATATCCTGGTCAAGGCCATCATTGATTTGAGCCACAACCTCGGCCTGCGGGTAGTCTCCGAAGGGGTAGAGCTGAAGGAGCAGTTTGATCTGCTGCGCCAATTGGGCAGTGATGAGCTGCAGGGATACTTTATCAGCCGGCCGGTCCAGGCTTCGGCGGTATATTCCTTTTTAACCAAAGAAAACCCTGGATTTGACAAGAAATGAGCATTTATGTTATAGGCAAGCCCTTGGCGATATGATATGATAGGCAAGCTGATAACAGCACCCGGTCCGGGTGCTGTTATCCTATGCGAACAATTATGAAAACTGGAGGCTTTAATTGTTATGTCAGCGCAACCGCAGTCAACCCAATCTGTCAAAATCGTCACCGCCGACCCCAGCGCCATCGGCCTGTTCGGATTGGCTATCGTCACCCTGGTCGCTTCTTCACAAAAACTCGAAATTACAACAGGCCTGAGCTACTGTATTCCGTGGGCTATCTTCCTCGGTGCTTTCGCCCAGCTGTTCGCTTCCATCCAGGATGCCAAGCACAACAATACCTTCGGCATGACCGCTTTTGGCGCCTACGCTTTTTTCTGGTTCGGCATGGCCGGAAGCTGGCTGATCAAACTCGGCGTCTTTGGAGCAACACTGGCAGAAGGGGTAGATCCCAAGCAGCTCGGTTTTGTTTTCCTCGGATATCTGGTCTTTACTTTATTCATGACCATCGGCGCAGTTGAAGCCAACAGAGTTCTGCTGATCATCTTCATCCTGATCGACTTCCTGTTCCTTGGACTGACCATGGATTCCTTCGGAATTGCCGCCGAGTTCTTCCACAAGATGGCTGCCGTTGCCGAACTGGCTATCGGTATCGTATCCCTGTACGGCTGCGGCGCAGCTGTGCTGAATGCCCATTTCGGCCGCACCTTCCTTCCAGTCGGCGCACCGCTCGGCATCTTCAAGAAATAGACAGCGGAATCTGCATAATTTCAGTTAATACAATAATGTCTTAAGCAACGGATAAGTACATTGACCCGCAGGGGCAGCGTATTTATCCGTTTTAGTTTGTTATGAATCATCCTGTCTGAATTCCGCTGTTTGAAGCCTGCAAGTAAACGGTCCATGTCTATTAGGTTTTTAGTTGCACTAAGCGGATAAAAATGACATGCTATAGTGACACCTACGACATATCTCGACATTTTTCCGCGGCCCGGGCCGGTTCTAGTGAATCATATTAATAAATGTTGAATTTTTTCAATATCGGAGGCACGTCATGGCTTTCATCAATAAAAAGCCTTTAACGATCATCCTCGGCTTCTTAGTCGTACTGCAGCTCTCTCTCTTCTATTACTACACTTTGTCGGTCAACCGGGAATACCGTGCTGAAACAGCCGATCTGTCCTCACTCGCAGTTATGCTGACCTCGAACATTGAAGAGAAGGTCTCGATTGTCAAAGGCGTAAGTTCGTTTATCCAAACTGTCGGCTTTGATGCCGATCCAGCCGTTATCAATCAATATTTAAGGCAAGCCTATAACAATTCCGGCAAGGTTACGAATATAATTGTTGCTCCTGACGGACTGATCCGCTATCTCTATCCGCTCCGCGGCAACACCACAATTATGGGCAAAAGCCTTCTGCTCGATCCCGGCCTGTCCACGCCCGGTCTGGTCGAGGAGGCAATCCGCTCCCGCAGCATTACGATAGACGGTCCGCGCACACTCGCCCAGGGAGACTACGGACTGGTGATCAGGCAGGCCATCTATAGCGGCAATACATTCAAAGGCATCGTCTCCGTAACCCTGCTCATTGACGATGTTGTGGACCATCTGCTTCAGGATGACTCCCCTGCCTTTGTAACCGCACAGGATAATGCTTTTCTGTTCGGGCATCCGGCAGATCAATCAGAAGAGCAGATCTCTGTACCGATTCAGATTTATAATCAGCAGTGGCAGATGAAGACCCCCTTCTCATCACACAAAAAATGGGGAATTTTGCGCAGCATCATCTGGATTGATATCGCCTTTTTGCTTGTGGCCCTGTTTGCCCTGTATATTTTTTGGCATCAGAACCGGTTCAACCGTGAACTGGAACGTGTGGTCAGCATCCGCACCCGCGATCTCCGTGTATCCAAACGGCTGTACGAAAAGCTGGCTCATTACGACAGTCTTACCGGGATTCCCAACCGCCGTTACTTTATGGATGAATTTGAACGGCTGCTGCAGTCTGCAGAACCGACGGATACATATACCCTGTTCTTTTTTGACTTGAACAAATTTAAGGAAATCAACGACACGCTCGGCCATTCCACAGGCGACCAGGTCATTAAGACGCTGGCGAACCGTCTGCGGAGCGGAAATCTTCCTTACAAGCTGTTCGCACGTACCGGAGGCGACGAGTTTGTAATGATTTTCGCCAGCCTGCCGCAGGAGCAAATCCCTGTAATAGCGCAGCGGATCAGCCTGCTGATTTCCGGCAATCTGTCCATTGCAGGTGCACTTTTGAGCTTGTCGACGAGCATCGGCATCTCTCTGTATCCGGAGCATTCACTGGCTAAAGAGGATCTGCTGGTCTTCGCCGATATGTCGATGTACCAGGCCAAGTCGCAGGACAACTGCAATTACTGTGTGTTCGACTGGGCGCTGCGCGAGAAGCTGGAGCAGAAAACAATGATCGCAAAATATCTCCACTCCGCACTGCAGAATGAGGAATTTGTACTGCATTACCAGCCTCAGATCAATGCTGCTACCGGACAAATGGTCGGTATGGAGGCGCTGATCCGCTGGAACCATCCGGAAAAGGGACTGATCGGGCCGGGCACTTTCATCACCGCCGTGGAGGAAGCCGGGCTGATGATCCAGCTCACCGACTGGGTACTGCGTGAAGTATGCCGTCAGCTCTGCGAGTGGCAGAAGCAGGGGATGCCTCTGCTGCGTACATCGATCAACATCTCCAGCAGCTGGTTTTACAACCGCAATCTGATGGAGAATCTGTTAGCGGTTCTTGAAGAATACGGCCTGGAGAGCAAGGTGCTGGAATTTGAAATTACCGAGAGCACCGCTCTGCTGGAAGAGCATTATCCGCTGCTGCAGCAGATGCGTGATCACGGCATTATGGTTTCGATAGACGATTTCGGCACAAAGTATTCCTCACTCAATTATTTGAAGCATTTTCCTGTGAACAAAATCAAAATCGACCGCACCTTCATAACAGGCATTGGCGTAAGCTCCATTGATGAAACCATCATTAAATCGATCGTGTATGTGGCCTCGCAGCTCGGCTATGACCTGATAGCAGAAGGGGTGGAGACACCGGAGCAGGCCGAGTTTCTGATTCAGCATAACTGCCCTTATATTCAGGGATTTCTGTATTTCCCTCCGCTGCCTGCCGCGGAAATCCTTAAGCTCGCTTCCTGAAAAGTGCATCCTCTCCCGGGGGTGTACTTTTTGTGTTTCTGTGACAAGAGGCATACTTCTCCTTCCGGCAACCATACTAATGACATTCTTGGCTATGACGGAGGTATGCTGAAATGGATAAAAAAATAAATCTGCTGATGTTCAGCGGAGAGTATGACAAGGCAATGGCCGGACTGATCCTGGCCAATACTGCACGTGATATTGATGTGGAGGTTACGATGTTTTTTGCTTTCTGGGGATTGTTTCTCGTCCGTGATCCCGAGAAAATGACCTTGGAGGATAAAACCGTCTACGAAAAGCTGATGGATGTGCTGACGCCTAAGGGCCCGCAGCATCTGCCGCTCTCCCGGATGAATTTCAGCGGCCTGGGACGGATGATGCTCGAGGAGATGATGGAGGATCAGGGTGCGCCGAAGCTGATTCATTTCCTGAAAGGTGCCCGCAAAAAAAACATCAAGTTCTACGCCTGCAAGCTCTCTGTGGAAATTATGGGCTTCAAGCCGGAGGAATTCCTGCCCGAGGTGGAGATCATTGATGCCGCCGCCTATCTGAAGGA
Coding sequences:
- a CDS encoding EAL domain-containing protein, whose amino-acid sequence is MKLRKKIVIFICTIALLGLGSTYLFLHLLLLNRFERLDETALQAISVFRVTFFAITILMCLASLVFINRFLLGPMSSLIRNIRNIGNSKDLSIRIKSSSRDEFSEVEFEFNRMIDSLEQAQEELRQQAMLDPLTQLPNRSLFFAKLNEAIASAKGTSRQIVLVFIDLDHFKTVNDTLGHDFGDDILRDIASRLSQVIGGNDVISRLGGDEFTILLSDITDSGSIEAQLKKIQEVLTEPHLIQGHLLYNTASIGVSIYPQNGEDADYLVKQADLAMLHVKETGRNNIFQYSEVLEESIRRKKILSQQLLSAAANQEFEIHYQPILSSGSLQVSKLEALLRWTSPTYGPVSPGEFIPLAESSGAIIHIGSWVLRQVCSDLCSFRESGLQLSAAVNISAMQLMQPGLQELLLGLLDEYELASTSIELEITESVLASGDIISGSVRQLREHGFRISLDDFGTGFSSLSYLRRFPVDVVKIDRSFVAEMTPDSQGDILVKAIIDLSHNLGLRVVSEGVELKEQFDLLRQLGSDELQGYFISRPVQASAVYSFLTKENPGFDKK
- a CDS encoding acetate uptake transporter; the protein is MSAQPQSTQSVKIVTADPSAIGLFGLAIVTLVASSQKLEITTGLSYCIPWAIFLGAFAQLFASIQDAKHNNTFGMTAFGAYAFFWFGMAGSWLIKLGVFGATLAEGVDPKQLGFVFLGYLVFTLFMTIGAVEANRVLLIIFILIDFLFLGLTMDSFGIAAEFFHKMAAVAELAIGIVSLYGCGAAVLNAHFGRTFLPVGAPLGIFKK
- a CDS encoding DsrE/DsrF/DrsH-like family protein, whose translation is MDKKINLLMFSGEYDKAMAGLILANTARDIDVEVTMFFAFWGLFLVRDPEKMTLEDKTVYEKLMDVLTPKGPQHLPLSRMNFSGLGRMMLEEMMEDQGAPKLIHFLKGARKKNIKFYACKLSVEIMGFKPEEFLPEVEIIDAAAYLKDALESDMQLFI
- a CDS encoding EAL domain-containing protein, yielding MAFINKKPLTIILGFLVVLQLSLFYYYTLSVNREYRAETADLSSLAVMLTSNIEEKVSIVKGVSSFIQTVGFDADPAVINQYLRQAYNNSGKVTNIIVAPDGLIRYLYPLRGNTTIMGKSLLLDPGLSTPGLVEEAIRSRSITIDGPRTLAQGDYGLVIRQAIYSGNTFKGIVSVTLLIDDVVDHLLQDDSPAFVTAQDNAFLFGHPADQSEEQISVPIQIYNQQWQMKTPFSSHKKWGILRSIIWIDIAFLLVALFALYIFWHQNRFNRELERVVSIRTRDLRVSKRLYEKLAHYDSLTGIPNRRYFMDEFERLLQSAEPTDTYTLFFFDLNKFKEINDTLGHSTGDQVIKTLANRLRSGNLPYKLFARTGGDEFVMIFASLPQEQIPVIAQRISLLISGNLSIAGALLSLSTSIGISLYPEHSLAKEDLLVFADMSMYQAKSQDNCNYCVFDWALREKLEQKTMIAKYLHSALQNEEFVLHYQPQINAATGQMVGMEALIRWNHPEKGLIGPGTFITAVEEAGLMIQLTDWVLREVCRQLCEWQKQGMPLLRTSINISSSWFYNRNLMENLLAVLEEYGLESKVLEFEITESTALLEEHYPLLQQMRDHGIMVSIDDFGTKYSSLNYLKHFPVNKIKIDRTFITGIGVSSIDETIIKSIVYVASQLGYDLIAEGVETPEQAEFLIQHNCPYIQGFLYFPPLPAAEILKLAS